The following proteins come from a genomic window of Pelagicoccus albus:
- a CDS encoding adenylosuccinate synthetase: MALTEYKSKFIADCGISMGDEGKGRLISEVVEELREKTGVDAPVQVVLKVNGGANSGHTAGGLKLNLLPAGVVDQSVESLAIGSGVVADPRKFLWELVPVDHKGYRVTERLAIDERCMVSDVIHRLLDLAWEWYRVNIINEEPRGSTGRGITPAYLDEVGQFQITYSDFLGDREKYAKKVAQRADRACRVIQHVCQVSEEAWNEFFEILTTAETRANEEAIKVGLFPESEFDFTVFKGASAFSLDAEKIVEIYWEAAAKLADKIVDVRELVRGAQNSDRYVIGEYGQAYWLDKRQGFSPNVSASHTYAAEFFNSACQPVQPLHVFGVAKAYDTKVGTHVFITEEDPEHPLFVILRRLEFGVSTGRQRMVGWYDAVEKGDTLRYGGFDDLMINKIDALTHSGDWNGNLKICVAYEDADGKRYHHVPRSEAFRKTLKPIYQEYAGWTQDISKCRSFGELPAEAKAYIAGMMRALLDSAYYGEEWPEQLPNLRYVGVGPMPSQVIRDIPEIRELLTFDKPL; the protein is encoded by the coding sequence ATGGCCCTAACAGAGTACAAAAGCAAATTCATCGCCGACTGCGGCATCAGCATGGGAGACGAGGGAAAAGGTCGTCTCATCTCTGAAGTCGTCGAAGAACTACGCGAAAAAACTGGCGTCGACGCACCTGTACAGGTCGTCCTCAAGGTGAACGGCGGAGCCAATTCCGGCCATACAGCAGGCGGCTTGAAACTCAACCTTCTCCCGGCCGGCGTAGTGGACCAATCCGTCGAATCTCTGGCCATCGGATCTGGCGTAGTGGCCGACCCTCGCAAATTCCTCTGGGAGCTCGTTCCCGTCGACCACAAGGGCTACCGCGTAACCGAACGCCTCGCTATCGACGAGCGTTGCATGGTCTCCGACGTGATTCACCGCTTGCTGGACCTCGCTTGGGAATGGTACCGCGTCAATATCATCAACGAAGAGCCGCGCGGCAGCACGGGACGAGGCATCACTCCGGCCTACCTCGACGAAGTGGGCCAATTCCAAATTACCTACTCCGACTTCCTCGGCGACCGCGAGAAATACGCTAAGAAGGTTGCCCAGAGAGCAGACCGCGCCTGCCGCGTTATCCAGCACGTTTGCCAAGTATCCGAAGAAGCTTGGAACGAGTTTTTCGAGATCCTTACCACTGCGGAAACTCGCGCCAACGAGGAAGCCATCAAAGTCGGACTGTTCCCTGAGAGCGAATTCGACTTCACCGTATTCAAGGGAGCATCCGCATTCTCGCTAGATGCGGAAAAGATCGTGGAAATCTACTGGGAAGCCGCTGCCAAGCTAGCCGACAAAATCGTCGACGTACGTGAATTGGTCCGGGGAGCCCAAAACTCGGATCGCTACGTCATCGGCGAGTACGGCCAAGCTTACTGGCTGGACAAGCGCCAAGGCTTCTCGCCAAACGTTTCCGCCTCCCACACCTACGCGGCCGAATTCTTCAATTCCGCCTGCCAACCTGTACAGCCTTTGCACGTTTTTGGTGTCGCCAAGGCCTACGACACTAAGGTCGGCACTCACGTCTTCATCACCGAAGAAGATCCGGAGCATCCGCTTTTTGTTATCCTGCGTCGACTCGAGTTTGGAGTATCCACAGGCCGCCAACGCATGGTCGGCTGGTACGACGCAGTCGAAAAAGGAGACACCCTTCGCTACGGCGGCTTCGACGATCTGATGATCAACAAGATCGACGCCCTCACCCACTCAGGAGACTGGAATGGAAATCTGAAGATTTGCGTCGCCTACGAAGACGCTGATGGAAAACGCTACCACCACGTTCCCCGAAGCGAAGCCTTCCGCAAAACACTCAAGCCGATCTACCAGGAATACGCCGGCTGGACGCAGGACATTTCCAAATGCCGCAGTTTCGGAGAACTGCCCGCCGAGGCCAAAGCCTACATCGCTGGCATGATGCGCGCCCTGCTCGACTCCGCCTACTATGGCGAAGAATGGCCAGAGCAGCTGCCAAACCTGCGCTACGTGGGAGTGGGCCCAATGCCATCACAGGTGATTCGGGACATCCCTGAAATCCGCGAGCTGCTCACTTTCGATAAGCCGCTCTAG
- a CDS encoding 2-dehydropantoate 2-reductase, with protein MKIGIVGSGAIGLYYGALLQNAGQEVAFLMRSDLEKAKKTGIRVVSGTGELHLSEVQVSGEASEIGICDLVIVSIKATANSILENVLPPLVGQETKLLTLQNGLGNDRLLAELFPRNQIFGGLCFVCLNRTAPAVVENFMPGSVSIGPEKAENGEAAKELVALFSEAGVKTRFEPNLQLVQWKKLVWNVPFNGLAVAAGGVTTDVIVGSESLCEEARGLMREIIAAAEALGFEFQEGFVEYQIKLTRGMTAYRPSSMIDYVEGRPVEVEAIWGEPLRQAEAAGVAMPKLEMLYAILKQICRR; from the coding sequence ATGAAAATTGGAATAGTAGGCTCGGGAGCTATAGGGCTTTATTATGGCGCTTTGCTGCAAAATGCTGGACAGGAAGTCGCATTTTTGATGCGCAGCGACTTGGAGAAGGCCAAGAAAACAGGCATCCGGGTGGTATCGGGTACCGGCGAGCTGCATTTGTCGGAGGTTCAGGTAAGTGGCGAGGCTTCAGAAATTGGCATCTGCGATTTGGTGATCGTCTCAATCAAAGCTACTGCGAATTCGATTCTTGAGAATGTTCTACCTCCTCTAGTCGGTCAGGAAACTAAGCTGCTCACCCTGCAAAACGGTCTCGGGAACGATCGGCTGCTCGCTGAACTTTTCCCTCGTAATCAAATTTTCGGGGGACTCTGTTTCGTTTGTCTAAACCGGACAGCTCCCGCCGTAGTAGAAAATTTTATGCCGGGCTCCGTGAGTATTGGCCCGGAAAAGGCCGAGAACGGTGAAGCAGCCAAGGAGCTCGTCGCTCTATTCAGCGAAGCGGGGGTAAAAACTCGTTTCGAGCCGAACTTGCAACTCGTGCAATGGAAGAAGCTGGTTTGGAACGTGCCGTTTAACGGGCTCGCTGTAGCGGCGGGTGGAGTGACGACGGATGTCATCGTCGGGTCAGAATCACTTTGCGAAGAAGCCCGTGGCTTGATGCGCGAGATTATAGCTGCAGCGGAGGCCTTAGGCTTCGAGTTCCAGGAAGGATTTGTTGAATACCAGATCAAGCTTACTCGTGGTATGACAGCATATCGCCCATCCAGCATGATCGACTACGTGGAAGGGCGACCAGTGGAAGTGGAAGCCATTTGGGGCGAACCGCTCCGTCAGGCCGAGGCGGCAGGCGTGGCGATGCCCAAGCTCGAAATGCTTTACGCTATATTGAAGCAAATCTGCCGCCGATAA
- a CDS encoding diacylglycerol/lipid kinase family protein has protein sequence MELAFIVNPISGKRLKGPQRVDLVRAFADSEKLDAVVWPTERPGHAPELAKQALAAGAKRIVAVGGDGTINEIGRVIVGTNCEFGLVPMGSGNGLARHIGIPLGFNKALRLAASGSAIKVDTGEADGRPFFNVMGIGFDAEVGRRFNETEGRGLLNYMKEGWKAFRGYRSLNCSIETSSGTKALNAYIVAVANSSQYGSNAFIAPDASMTDGKLNLVAISEPNFLSFFILIWRMFSKKLYYSPRVTPICSDSFTLSMKSGGFFHVDGEIFRCGEKLTVKACPKSLRIVAMAC, from the coding sequence ATGGAACTCGCCTTCATCGTTAATCCCATATCCGGCAAGCGCTTAAAAGGCCCGCAAAGAGTCGACCTCGTTCGGGCTTTTGCGGACTCCGAAAAGTTGGATGCCGTGGTGTGGCCGACGGAACGCCCTGGCCATGCTCCCGAGCTTGCAAAACAAGCTTTGGCGGCCGGAGCGAAGCGAATTGTCGCAGTCGGAGGGGATGGGACGATCAACGAAATCGGGCGAGTGATTGTCGGTACGAATTGTGAATTTGGACTCGTGCCGATGGGCTCTGGTAACGGTTTGGCCCGTCACATTGGAATCCCGTTAGGCTTCAATAAGGCACTGCGTTTGGCAGCGTCCGGAAGCGCGATCAAGGTAGATACTGGCGAGGCTGATGGTCGTCCGTTTTTCAATGTTATGGGCATAGGCTTCGATGCTGAAGTTGGACGTCGGTTCAACGAAACCGAGGGTCGAGGCTTGCTCAACTATATGAAGGAAGGCTGGAAAGCGTTTCGCGGATATCGCTCCTTGAATTGCAGTATCGAAACGTCGAGCGGAACCAAGGCGCTCAATGCCTATATCGTAGCGGTCGCCAATTCTTCTCAATACGGAAGCAATGCCTTCATTGCTCCGGACGCGTCGATGACGGACGGCAAGCTAAACCTGGTCGCCATTTCGGAGCCGAATTTCCTAAGCTTCTTCATCCTAATTTGGCGTATGTTCAGCAAGAAGCTCTACTACAGTCCCCGCGTTACTCCCATATGCTCCGATAGCTTCACGCTAAGCATGAAGTCGGGCGGTTTTTTTCATGTAGACGGGGAGATTTTCCGCTGCGGTGAGAAACTCACCGTAAAAGCTTGCCCCAAATCGCTTCGTATTGTCGCCATGGCCTGCTGA
- a CDS encoding glycosyltransferase, giving the protein MRLALVTETFPPEVNGVSMTLGRLCHGLAARGWDLQVTRPVQEHEEVDSLTDKPPFEEFVVAGVPIPGYSSLRMGEPAGFSLHRMWKEKRPDVVHIATEGPLGVAALTAAKLLGIPVCSTFHTNFDQYSDHYSVGFVQRAMSSYLKTVHNQCARTLAPTRQMAEELAQCGYANTGVLSRGVDTDLFCPTKRDEKLRETWGVPEGGRAVVYVGRIAKEKNIDLVMKAFQALSKEHPLDRMVLVGDGPELERLKRKYPDVCFAGMRKGEDLARHYASGDLFLFASETETFGNVVTEAMASGLAVCVYDYAVGREYVRDGENGVVARLGDSCQFIEKTLELAALESEQLADLRQNARKTAEGISWESVVDSFEASLKSLV; this is encoded by the coding sequence GTGAGATTGGCTCTCGTCACGGAAACCTTTCCCCCCGAGGTTAATGGAGTTTCCATGACTTTGGGGCGCCTCTGTCATGGATTGGCAGCGCGTGGGTGGGACCTGCAGGTTACCCGCCCGGTGCAGGAACACGAGGAGGTCGATTCGTTAACGGATAAACCTCCATTTGAAGAGTTTGTCGTGGCTGGGGTGCCTATCCCCGGCTATTCCAGTTTGCGGATGGGCGAACCTGCGGGGTTTAGCCTGCATCGGATGTGGAAGGAAAAGCGGCCAGACGTCGTCCATATCGCGACCGAAGGACCGTTAGGGGTGGCTGCATTGACAGCTGCGAAACTGTTGGGAATTCCAGTCTGTTCCACGTTTCATACTAACTTTGATCAGTATAGCGATCACTACAGCGTTGGTTTCGTACAACGGGCAATGTCGTCTTACCTCAAGACAGTCCACAACCAGTGCGCCCGCACCCTCGCTCCCACGCGACAGATGGCTGAGGAGCTGGCCCAATGCGGATACGCAAATACGGGCGTTTTGTCTCGTGGGGTGGATACGGATCTTTTTTGCCCAACCAAAAGAGACGAGAAATTGCGAGAGACCTGGGGTGTGCCAGAGGGCGGACGAGCCGTTGTCTACGTAGGTCGGATTGCCAAGGAGAAGAATATCGATTTGGTGATGAAGGCTTTCCAGGCTTTAAGCAAAGAGCACCCGCTTGACCGCATGGTTTTGGTAGGAGATGGCCCTGAGCTTGAGCGTTTGAAACGCAAGTATCCGGACGTTTGTTTCGCTGGAATGAGAAAGGGGGAAGACTTGGCCAGGCACTACGCATCTGGTGACCTCTTCCTTTTTGCGAGCGAAACGGAAACCTTCGGTAATGTGGTAACCGAAGCGATGGCCTCCGGGTTAGCGGTTTGCGTCTACGATTATGCAGTGGGCAGAGAATACGTGAGGGACGGAGAAAACGGCGTGGTTGCTCGCTTGGGCGACTCTTGCCAGTTCATTGAAAAGACTCTGGAGCTCGCAGCCCTGGAGTCTGAACAATTAGCCGATTTAAGACAGAATGCCCGAAAGACCGCGGAAGGCATTAGTTGGGAATCCGTAGTGGATTCCTTCGAAGCGTCTCTGAAATCGCTAGTTTGA
- a CDS encoding FKBP-type peptidyl-prolyl cis-trans isomerase: MRKFLAVTALAAISVPCFGQLADMIDLPEDMVGKEPEYSEEDLLRSWGWLLAERFNLKGLELSPQEIEWVAEGLISHVDGEDAPTDLSKSQLALQEYFANREAEIMSRQFEQNRREGEEFFDSLFGTPGMLSLGTGLFYEIKEKGNDKRPGPSDGVLVRYEGRFLDNTVFDSTEEKGPIAFNLDEVIPAWSQGMPLIGEGGRIKLYVPSDLGYGDEGRPGIPPASTLVFDVELLKVIRAGERLTETGEVVPANPPVPPVAE, encoded by the coding sequence ATGAGAAAATTTTTAGCAGTAACCGCTCTTGCCGCTATTTCCGTGCCTTGTTTTGGACAATTGGCTGACATGATCGATTTGCCGGAGGATATGGTTGGCAAGGAACCAGAGTACTCCGAGGAAGATCTGCTGCGCTCTTGGGGTTGGCTGTTGGCTGAGCGTTTCAATTTAAAGGGGCTCGAACTGTCTCCACAGGAGATTGAGTGGGTCGCGGAAGGTTTGATTAGCCATGTCGACGGAGAGGATGCTCCGACTGATTTGAGTAAATCGCAGCTTGCTCTGCAAGAGTACTTTGCAAATCGAGAGGCAGAAATTATGAGCCGTCAATTCGAGCAGAATCGACGTGAGGGTGAAGAGTTTTTCGACTCGCTATTTGGAACGCCCGGCATGCTTTCGCTCGGAACCGGACTGTTCTACGAAATTAAAGAAAAGGGGAACGACAAAAGGCCAGGCCCCTCCGATGGCGTTTTGGTTCGCTATGAAGGTCGCTTTCTCGACAACACGGTATTCGACTCCACCGAAGAGAAAGGGCCGATTGCCTTCAATCTGGACGAAGTAATACCCGCTTGGTCGCAGGGCATGCCTTTGATCGGTGAAGGTGGTCGTATCAAACTCTACGTTCCATCGGATCTTGGTTACGGTGACGAAGGTCGCCCCGGAATTCCTCCCGCTTCCACCTTGGTTTTTGATGTGGAATTGTTGAAGGTTATCCGAGCCGGAGAACGTTTGACCGAAACGGGAGAGGTCGTCCCGGCCAATCCGCCAGTTCCTCCCGTAGCCGAGTAG
- a CDS encoding LOG family protein, with translation MNEESFWISDDGLITTIKQGKDASTIDLTITFKLRDAQEVEFVSERLDKIQFSERSSLARVGIEIYSPSPARINKDRLILQGVAFVYDTDFPCAPYAEKLLEPGTAAGRVFYAPESSKLSSGEIWQALQENRIKLPNTTSIDRFGRVFLTPHKVQYTLPKTVTELDHLRLVKGLLPRTFLDKVQQREDLPVVSIDPQSGILTSCSMYLKEHYVVLNRGEGNFGLHSGAVLLDPVKTFGSGIILEIYNRSDQPVINPVVSIEVYKAPQADPNKVADLRDKRLVFFTNLDKIYRQLDDKPKQYFERLKTTTEISLRGQSARTENQSILFESENSIKEELKRVSVNGHFGFRTVSQALRKGDPEANTLVLDYFPSLAEHIEILANIRKLKIKNLVFRKATPLQEFFLSNDAHSRLETYDQLGLKVYWHIPSLNDLYLHTYKNGQGFFIREEEVDRFLACTIIAFYGSALEMDEEQKRRISELVVRMIDFFGNNVGILTGGGEGVMGLATDVAQQKGCLTGAAFLELEAQPPKVGVNFFNTFQETNRHNRQKWFQVADFCIFNLGGAGTMEEIGIELCNMKLGIRPRVPLVFFHDEYWSDLELQFEKLVSDNRMPAWMNDHLLFSGNPDEIINFYRKSLQIL, from the coding sequence ATGAACGAAGAATCCTTTTGGATCAGCGACGACGGGCTTATCACAACGATAAAGCAGGGCAAGGATGCATCCACCATCGATTTGACCATAACTTTTAAGCTTAGAGATGCTCAGGAAGTAGAATTTGTTTCAGAACGATTGGACAAAATCCAATTTAGCGAGAGAAGCTCGCTGGCTCGGGTCGGAATCGAAATCTATTCGCCTAGCCCCGCGCGGATAAATAAGGATAGGCTCATCCTTCAAGGAGTCGCCTTCGTCTACGATACCGACTTTCCCTGCGCGCCCTACGCCGAAAAACTGCTCGAACCCGGTACAGCCGCCGGCCGCGTCTTCTACGCTCCAGAAAGCAGCAAATTGAGCTCCGGAGAGATTTGGCAAGCCCTGCAAGAAAACCGTATCAAGCTTCCCAACACAACTTCGATCGACCGCTTCGGCCGAGTATTCCTGACGCCTCACAAAGTCCAATACACGTTGCCCAAAACGGTCACTGAACTCGATCATCTGAGACTCGTGAAGGGTCTCCTGCCCCGTACCTTTTTGGACAAGGTCCAGCAGCGCGAGGACCTCCCAGTGGTTTCTATCGATCCGCAATCCGGCATCCTAACCAGTTGCTCCATGTATCTCAAGGAACACTACGTCGTACTCAATCGAGGTGAAGGAAACTTCGGTCTGCATTCCGGAGCCGTCTTGCTGGACCCCGTTAAAACCTTCGGATCTGGAATCATTCTCGAAATATACAACCGCTCAGATCAGCCGGTTATCAATCCAGTCGTATCCATCGAAGTTTACAAAGCGCCACAAGCCGACCCCAATAAGGTAGCCGACCTGCGTGACAAACGCCTCGTATTCTTCACCAATCTCGACAAGATCTACCGTCAGCTCGACGATAAGCCCAAGCAATATTTCGAAAGACTTAAGACCACTACCGAGATTTCCTTGCGTGGTCAAAGCGCTCGAACCGAGAACCAGAGCATCCTCTTCGAATCGGAGAACTCGATTAAAGAAGAGCTAAAACGCGTTTCCGTAAACGGCCATTTCGGATTCCGAACAGTAAGCCAAGCCCTGCGGAAAGGGGACCCAGAAGCGAACACGCTAGTATTGGACTACTTCCCTAGCCTCGCTGAGCACATCGAAATCCTAGCCAATATCAGGAAGCTAAAAATCAAAAACCTAGTCTTCCGGAAGGCGACCCCGCTGCAAGAGTTTTTCCTATCCAACGACGCGCACAGCCGCCTCGAGACATACGATCAACTTGGGCTCAAAGTGTATTGGCATATACCTTCCCTCAATGATTTGTACCTGCATACTTACAAGAACGGACAAGGCTTTTTCATCCGAGAGGAGGAGGTGGACCGCTTCCTAGCCTGCACCATAATCGCCTTCTATGGATCCGCTCTCGAAATGGACGAGGAGCAGAAGCGCCGCATCAGCGAACTCGTAGTGCGCATGATCGATTTCTTCGGAAACAACGTCGGTATCCTCACCGGCGGCGGCGAGGGAGTAATGGGATTGGCGACCGATGTTGCTCAGCAAAAAGGCTGCCTAACGGGCGCAGCATTCCTCGAACTTGAAGCCCAACCTCCGAAAGTGGGTGTCAACTTTTTCAATACATTTCAGGAAACCAACCGCCACAATCGCCAAAAATGGTTCCAGGTAGCTGATTTCTGCATCTTCAATTTGGGAGGAGCTGGAACCATGGAAGAAATTGGCATCGAGCTCTGCAACATGAAACTCGGCATTCGTCCGCGTGTGCCGCTGGTCTTCTTCCACGACGAATATTGGTCAGACCTCGAGCTACAATTTGAGAAACTTGTATCCGATAATCGGATGCCTGCTTGGATGAACGACCACCTGCTCTTCTCTGGAAACCCTGACGAAATCATCAACTTCTACCGAAAGAGCCTTCAGATTCTCTAA
- a CDS encoding M48 family metallopeptidase, translated as MLISFLLQGCESTQASLKEQAEAAQVRKIDAAKLQELYRIRDAEIRAWDVLRPMMLEAGTYQLSESFGDIGAVFTAEHYYPERLRGTARQYSIGPYVSISQVFPGTVAEAAGLMEGDRILEVNGDKTPRWSLAARYASSRIKRDLVPGRVNRLKIQRSGQIFEVEVIPEKAAYYTVVVSPDAQSDVRADGEVIWLSLNGVKNLSDPTEFAYTCAYALAQNVMRHPEKRRKNLWIGQTADVAALTAGIPTIWIFGNATGNNKRRALQIEADLIALYLLASQGADLNKYSAFWQRQMPRSRRTGKMDARDLRRLEVQQQIIASIERKRDAGLFIFPEEYLSGDASEVALNRFGRVAP; from the coding sequence TTGCTGATTTCCTTTCTGTTGCAGGGATGTGAATCGACTCAAGCCTCGCTAAAAGAACAGGCGGAAGCTGCTCAGGTCCGCAAAATAGACGCCGCTAAGCTGCAGGAACTCTATCGGATCCGAGACGCTGAGATCCGCGCTTGGGATGTGCTCCGGCCGATGATGCTAGAAGCGGGGACCTACCAACTCTCTGAGAGTTTTGGGGATATTGGAGCTGTTTTTACCGCAGAGCACTATTACCCGGAACGTCTTCGAGGCACTGCTCGGCAGTATTCAATTGGCCCATACGTTTCGATTTCCCAAGTTTTCCCAGGCACTGTCGCCGAAGCTGCCGGCTTGATGGAGGGAGATCGGATTTTAGAAGTCAATGGAGACAAGACTCCGCGCTGGAGTTTGGCTGCTCGCTACGCTTCAAGCAGGATCAAAAGGGATTTGGTTCCCGGAAGAGTGAACCGGCTCAAGATCCAACGGAGCGGTCAAATCTTCGAGGTGGAGGTCATTCCTGAAAAGGCTGCCTATTACACTGTCGTTGTTTCTCCAGATGCCCAGTCCGACGTGCGAGCAGATGGAGAAGTTATCTGGTTAAGTCTCAACGGAGTGAAAAACTTGTCGGATCCAACTGAGTTTGCCTACACCTGCGCTTATGCGTTGGCTCAAAACGTGATGCGTCATCCGGAGAAGCGTCGCAAAAACCTCTGGATCGGTCAAACGGCTGACGTAGCAGCTTTGACAGCTGGGATCCCCACAATCTGGATTTTCGGAAACGCGACGGGCAATAACAAGCGGCGAGCACTGCAAATCGAGGCCGATTTAATCGCCCTCTATCTACTGGCCTCGCAAGGAGCCGATCTAAACAAGTACTCAGCCTTTTGGCAGCGTCAGATGCCGCGTTCGCGCCGTACTGGAAAAATGGATGCCAGAGATCTACGCCGCCTAGAAGTGCAGCAACAGATCATTGCCTCGATTGAACGGAAGCGGGACGCGGGCTTGTTTATATTCCCGGAAGAATACCTTTCCGGTGACGCTTCGGAAGTAGCTCTTAACCGTTTTGGTAGAGTGGCTCCGTAA
- a CDS encoding glycoside hydrolase family 2 protein has product MIPFPRSVSFVVLICCHICLLATEAAEPLITNIQAREQISLNGKWRYHVDQYQTGSGGFVPYSQDIKQESPSDRVEYSFDDADSIWVPGDWNTQKPKLYYFEGTIWYRKTFPSPATSPGVRQFLYFDAVAQRAEVFLNGEKLGEHEGGFTPFNFEVSGKLKPTGNSLIVGVSNRREEDKIPGMVTDWWNYGGITRDVRLVEVPATFIQDYSVQLAPDNDQQIEVTVELDNATNGQSVSFEIAELALSETAEADQDGIARFLISTPELQLWNPENPKRYSVSIESGQDKIEEQIGFRRIQTSGTKLVLNGEEIFLRGACLHEENPIRGGRAYSEEDARLLLGWAKEMNCNFVRLAHYPHNEHMARVADEMGILLWEELPLYWGIDWKNENTLGFAKQQFSELIRRDKNRASVIVWSIANETGDNPDRNHFLREVASHVRSIDNTRLLSAALKKFADHIGERHDHYIVNDPIAEILDIVSLNDYVGWYQGLPDSCERKSYEIAFEKPVVISEFGGGALQGFHGEKETRWTEEYQLWLYEENLKMFEKVEKIRGLCPWILVDFRSPLRQLPHIQDEWNRKGLISESGEKKAAFFEMQRYYESKK; this is encoded by the coding sequence ATGATTCCCTTTCCCCGAAGCGTCTCCTTTGTCGTATTGATCTGTTGCCACATTTGCCTTCTGGCCACAGAGGCTGCCGAGCCTTTGATCACCAATATTCAAGCCCGCGAACAAATATCTCTAAATGGCAAGTGGAGGTATCACGTCGATCAATACCAAACCGGAAGCGGTGGCTTCGTTCCTTATTCCCAAGACATAAAGCAGGAGTCTCCCAGCGATCGTGTAGAATACTCATTCGACGACGCAGATTCCATCTGGGTCCCCGGAGACTGGAATACGCAAAAGCCAAAACTCTACTATTTCGAAGGGACAATCTGGTACCGCAAAACCTTCCCAAGCCCAGCGACGTCTCCTGGCGTTAGGCAGTTCCTCTACTTCGACGCCGTCGCCCAAAGAGCGGAGGTCTTCCTGAATGGTGAAAAGCTGGGGGAACACGAAGGCGGATTTACGCCCTTCAATTTTGAGGTAAGCGGAAAACTAAAACCAACCGGCAATTCCCTAATCGTTGGCGTGAGCAACCGTCGCGAGGAAGACAAAATTCCCGGTATGGTAACGGATTGGTGGAATTATGGAGGCATTACTCGCGACGTCCGACTCGTGGAGGTTCCCGCCACTTTCATCCAAGACTACAGTGTGCAGCTAGCTCCAGACAACGATCAACAAATAGAGGTGACCGTCGAATTGGACAATGCCACGAATGGTCAAAGCGTTTCATTTGAAATCGCGGAGCTCGCCCTGAGCGAAACCGCAGAAGCCGACCAAGACGGAATCGCGCGATTCCTCATCTCGACTCCAGAACTGCAGCTTTGGAATCCAGAAAATCCAAAACGCTACAGTGTATCCATAGAATCAGGTCAGGACAAAATTGAAGAGCAGATCGGTTTTCGCCGCATCCAAACCAGCGGCACGAAGCTGGTTCTCAACGGGGAAGAGATATTCCTGCGAGGGGCTTGTCTGCACGAGGAAAACCCCATCCGAGGCGGACGGGCCTACTCTGAAGAAGACGCTCGCCTCCTGCTGGGCTGGGCCAAGGAGATGAATTGCAATTTCGTACGCCTCGCCCACTACCCGCACAATGAGCATATGGCTCGCGTAGCGGACGAGATGGGAATCCTTCTATGGGAGGAGCTTCCACTCTACTGGGGGATCGATTGGAAAAACGAGAACACGCTTGGTTTCGCTAAACAGCAATTTTCCGAACTCATCCGTCGCGATAAAAACCGAGCCAGCGTCATCGTCTGGTCCATTGCCAATGAGACGGGCGATAATCCGGACCGAAACCACTTTTTGCGCGAAGTAGCTTCCCACGTCCGATCCATTGACAACACTCGCCTACTCAGCGCCGCGCTGAAAAAATTCGCCGACCACATTGGCGAACGCCACGACCATTACATCGTCAACGACCCGATCGCCGAGATTCTGGACATTGTTAGCCTCAACGACTACGTCGGCTGGTACCAAGGCCTTCCCGATTCCTGCGAACGCAAAAGCTACGAAATCGCTTTCGAGAAGCCGGTCGTCATAAGCGAATTCGGAGGAGGCGCCTTGCAAGGATTTCATGGCGAAAAGGAAACTCGCTGGACTGAGGAGTATCAACTTTGGCTCTACGAGGAAAACCTGAAGATGTTCGAAAAGGTGGAAAAAATCCGCGGCCTGTGCCCTTGGATCCTGGTGGATTTCCGCTCCCCGCTTCGTCAACTTCCACACATCCAAGATGAATGGAACCGCAAAGGGCTCATCTCCGAATCGGGAGAGAAGAAGGCAGCCTTTTTCGAAATGCAGCGTTACTACGAATCCAAGAAATAG